From Meiothermus sp., a single genomic window includes:
- a CDS encoding alpha/beta fold hydrolase, producing the protein MAIPVIFLHAFPYGPAMWEGQLEAVKEHPVLWPDILGYESLESAAASVLVQMDERGWDKAVLVGLSMGGYVIFRLWNLEPERFVGLVLADTRATPDTPEQKASRAQMALRIQQEGVGFLPEALSGHLGESTRTRNPALVEQVRQILLAADPDKTIASLKGLADRPDSLPLLPNISVPALVLVGEEDTLTPPADARQMAAQIPDSRMLILPEAGHLANLENPKAFNTALRGFLCELEGR; encoded by the coding sequence ATGGCCATCCCGGTGATCTTTCTCCATGCCTTTCCCTACGGCCCGGCCATGTGGGAGGGTCAGCTCGAGGCGGTAAAGGAACACCCTGTTTTGTGGCCCGATATTTTGGGCTACGAGAGCCTAGAAAGTGCGGCAGCTAGCGTGCTGGTGCAAATGGACGAGCGCGGTTGGGACAAGGCGGTGCTGGTAGGGCTTTCGATGGGAGGGTATGTGATTTTTAGGCTGTGGAACCTCGAGCCCGAGCGTTTTGTGGGCTTGGTGCTGGCCGACACCCGCGCAACCCCCGATACCCCCGAACAAAAAGCGAGTCGCGCCCAGATGGCCCTGCGGATTCAACAAGAAGGAGTAGGTTTTCTGCCCGAGGCGCTGTCGGGCCACTTAGGGGAAAGCACGCGAACCCGGAACCCGGCCCTGGTCGAGCAGGTACGCCAGATCCTGCTGGCGGCTGACCCGGACAAGACCATCGCCAGCCTCAAGGGGTTGGCCGACCGCCCCGACTCGCTGCCGCTGCTGCCGAACATATCGGTGCCGGCGCTGGTGCTGGTAGGTGAAGAGGACACCCTGACCCCGCCCGCCGATGCCCGGCAGATGGCCGCGCAAATTCCCGATAGCCGGATGCTCATCCTGCCCGAGGCCGGGCATCTGGCCAACCTGGAGAACCCCAAAGCCTTCAACACCGCGCTGCGGGGCTTTCTGTGCGAGCTGGAAGGGCGCTGA